The Solea senegalensis isolate Sse05_10M linkage group LG4, IFAPA_SoseM_1, whole genome shotgun sequence genome includes a region encoding these proteins:
- the LOC122768052 gene encoding serine/threonine-protein kinase 35-like, whose protein sequence is MDTVGDNRRRRTRSARECCGRHAGARADEYGVLRCLSVGNTEEDHDMAEDDGSFKQGGQLERRVMAPRYSLLREVGRGTYGVVYEAVARRSGAKVAVKKLRCDAPENVELALQEFWALASLEKRHQNVVQLEECVLQRNGMAQKMSHGNKRSKQYLRLVETSLKGERVLSPPEEPCYLWFVMEFCEGGDLNQFILSRQPDPQTNNSFMLQLTSAVAFLHENSIVHRDLKPDNILISERSGTPVLKVADFGLSKVCAALSNTRVGKESEDKNKNVNVNKIWLSSACGSDFFMAPEVWEGHYTAKADIFALGIIIWAMLERITFIDAESKRELLGMYVRHGADIVPVGEALLENPKMVLNIPQKRRSCMSDGVKKLLQDMLAANPQDRPDAFELQARMDQVMCAA, encoded by the exons ATGGATACGGTTGGTGACAACCGGCGGAGACGAACAAGGAGCGCGCGAGAGTGCTGTGGACGACACGCCGGAGCACGAGCTGACGAGTACGGTGTGCTGCGGTGTCTGAGTGTGGGAAACACGGAAGAGGACCATGACATGGCGGAGGACGACGGCTCTTTTAAGCAGGGCGGCCAACTGGAACGGAGGGTCATGGCTCCCCGCTATAGCTTGCTGCGGGAGGTTGGGAGGGGAACGTATGGCGTGGTGTACGAAGCGGTGGCTCGGAGGTCCGGTGCTAAAGTCGCTGTGAAGAAATTGCGTTGCGACGCGCCGGAAAACGTGGAGCTCGCTCTGCAGGAGTTCTGGGCGCTGGCGAGTCTGGAGAAACGGCACCAAAACGTGGTGCAGCTGGAGGAGTGTGTTCTGCAGAGGAACGGTATGGCCCAGAAAATGAGCCATGGCAACAAACGGTCCAAACAGTACCTGCGCCTGGTGGAAACTTCACTGAAAG gtgAGCGAGTGCTCAGTCCTCCAGAGGAGCCATGTTATCTCTGGTTCGTCATGGAGTTCTGTGAAGGTGGTGACCTCAATCAGTTCATCCTGTCTCGGCAGCCAGACCCACAAACCAACAACAGCTTCATGCTCCAGTTGACCAGTGCTGTTGCATTCCTGCATGAAAATAGCATCGTCCACAGAGACCTTAAGCCTGACAACATCCTAATCTCTGAGAGGTCAGGGACCCCAGTCCTTAAGGTGGCTGACTTTGGCCTCAGTAAAGTTTGTGCTGCTTTGAGTAATACAAGGGTAGGCAAAGAAAGTGAAGAtaagaacaaaaatgtcaatgtcaacAAGATTTGGTTGTCTTCAGCATGTGGCTCTGACTTTTTTATGGCTCCTGAAGTATGGGAGGGCCACTACACAGCTAAGGCAGACATATTTGCCTTGGGCATCATCATCTGGGCCATGTTGGAAAGAATTACTTTCATTGATGCTGAATCAAAGCGAGAGCTTCTTGGAATGTATGTTAGACACGGAGCAGATATTGTGCCAGTTGGCGAAGCATTGCTAGAGAATCCAAAGATGGTACTGAACATCCCACAGAAACGCAGGTCGTGCATGTCTGATGGAGTGAAGAAGCTGCTTCAGGACATGCTCGCTGCAAATCCTCAGGACCGGCCTGATGCTTTTGAGCTGCAGGCCAGAATGGACCAGGTTATGTGTGCTGCATGA
- the LOC122768053 gene encoding CCN family member 5-like, producing the protein MKISRGEMQLICSLLLCIITQVRGQLCTGPCQCPSQVPQCPAGVPLMLDSCRCCQVCARQDGEACTERLPCDTHQGLQCDYSASFPGGAGQCVGRNELGCEINGRRLEEGHVFQPSCAQLCRCLGGGVTCVPLCSDELHKPVDNCPNPQLVRLPGRCCKEWQCDGLDNSISPNPSGAEQARQDHRGGLAGPLFGPVSNCIEWTSDWSPCSHSCGPGVSTRTTTRNPACFLQAETRLCQVRPCQVLLPGIHRLEPGLRVCKGSYTSPVSIHLEHQGCWSTRAYRLRFCALTCPERGCCSPSHTRTVWMVFRCPQGRLTQHQVMLIESCSCSIVNCNHFPATAVRGVFPWM; encoded by the exons ATGAAGATCAGTCGAGGAGAAATGCagctgatttgttctttgctgtTGTGCATTATCACCCAG GTGCGCGGCCAGTTGTGCACAGGGCCATGTCAGTGTCCGTCCCAAGTGCCACAGTGTCCTGCTGGTGTTCCTCTGATGCTAGACAGCTGCAGGTGCTGCCAGGTGTGTGCCAGGCAGGATGGCGAGGCCTGCACTGAGCGGCTGCCCTGTGACACACACCAGGGGCTTCAGTGTGACTACAGCGCCAGCTTCCCCGGAGGAGCAGGACAGTGTGTCG GTCGAAATGAACTTGGTTGTGAGATAAACGGCAGGAGGCTGGAGGAGGGCCACGTGTTTCAGCCGTCCTGCGCTCAGCTCTGCCGCTGCCTGGGAGGAGGGGTTACCTGTGTTCCTCTGTGCAGCGatgagctgcacaaacctgtggaTAACTGCCCCAACCCTCAGCTGGTGCGACTGCCAGGGCGCTGCTGCAAAGAGTGGCAGTGTGATGGTCTGGACAACAGTATTTCCCCAAACCCCTCAGGAG CAGAGCAGGCACGCCAGGACCACAGGGGAGGGCTGGCTGGTCCATTGTTTGGCCCGGTCTCCAACTGCATTGAGTGGACCTCAGACTGGAGCCCCTGCTCTCACAGCTGCGGCCCAGGTGTCTCCACTCGCACCACAACCAGGAACCCTGCCTGTTTCCTGCAGGCTGAGACCAGACTGTGCCAGGTCAGGCCATGCCAAGTGCTGCTTCCAGGGATCCACAGGCTGGAACCG GGGTTGCGGGTGTGCAAGGGCAGCTACACCTCTCCTGTGTCCATCCATCTTGAACACCAGGGCTGCTGGAGCACCAGAGCCTACCGCCTCAGGTTCTGTGCTCTCACCTGTCCAGAGCGAGGCTGCTGCAGCCCCTCCCACACAAGGACAGTGTGGATGGTCTTCCGCTGCCCCCAAGGCAGACTGACCCAGCATCAGGTGATGCTGATCGAGTCCTGCTCCTGCAGTATCGTCAACTGCAACCATTTCCCGGCCACAGCTGTCCGCGGTGTCTTTCCCTGGATGTGA
- the LOC122768054 gene encoding P2Y purinoceptor 1-like, with amino-acid sequence MSGNITHGACGAINLNFTHSFLPPVFVTVFVVGTVSNIWGLKSVCNSWNNIANINIFMWNLGMADLLYLFTLPFLVHYYANNSQWRFGPTFCKVTRFCFNLNLYGSIGFLTCISIYRYLGIVHPMRVMGKITSRHSLAISVLVWILVIIQILPDMFFEKNNFTSPHACYDTTSNDRIRSYMPYSIGWTVTGFVIPLLIILVCYGHVVVVLSKKATVNPVLKQRCLRLVVILIILFSVCFIPYHVLRNLNLKTRILKQAGFCHATFRDIYIAHQVGRCLACLNSALNPLIYIVGNDEFLKKLHDFGARVQLPRGCMKGVDFYRKPMEADPNLHGHESLDHEPP; translated from the coding sequence ATGTCTGGAAACATTACGCACGGAGCCTGCGGGGCCATAAACCTGAACTTTACGCACAGCTTTCTGCCGCCCGTCTTCGTCACTGTGTTCGTTGTCGGGACAGTGTCCAACATCTGGGGGCTGAAGAGCGTGTGCAACAGCTGGAACAACATCGCgaacattaacattttcatgTGGAACCTGGGGATGGCGGACCTGCTCTATCTCTTCACCCTGCCATTTCTCGTGCACTATTACGCGAACAACAGCCAGTGGCGGTTCGGTCCCACGTTCTGCAAGGTGACGCGCTTCTGCTTCAACCTCAACCTTTACGGCAGCATTGGCTTCCTCACCTGTATTAGCATTTACAGGTACCTGGGAATCGTGCATCCAATGAGAGTGATGGGAAAAATCACTAGCCGACACTCCTTGGCCATAAGCGTCTTGGTCTGGATTTTGGTAATCATCCAGATCCTCCCAGACATGTTTTTTGAGAAGAATAACTTCACATCACCCCACGCGTGTTACGATACTACCTCGAATGACCGGATCAGGAGCTACATGCCGTACAGCATCGGCTGGACCGTCACAGGGTTCGTCATCCCGCTGCTCATCATTCTGGTCTGTTATGGTCATGTCGTTGTGGTTCTGAGCAAGAAAGCCACCGTCAACCCTGTGCTGAAGCAGCGGTGTTTGAGGCTCGTCGTGATTCTGATCATACTCTTTTCCGTCTGCTTCATCCCCTACCACGTGCTACGAAATCTTAATTTAAAAACCAGAATTTTGAAACAGGCTGGATTCTGCCACGCCACGTTCCGTGACATATACATTGCGCACCAGGTTGGCAGATGCCTGGCGTGTCTGAACAGCGCGCTAAATCCGCTCATTTATATAGTTGGAAATGATGAATTTCTTAAGAAGCTCCATGACTTCGGTGCGCGAGTCCAGCTTCCTCGGGGCTGCATGAAAGGTGTGGATTTTTACCGCAAACCGATGGAGGCGGACCCGAACCTGCATGGACATGAGTCACTGGACCATGAGCCACCGtaa